A genomic segment from Methanolobus zinderi encodes:
- a CDS encoding protein translocase SEC61 complex subunit gamma, translating into MGQTLKTYLRVLKLTKKPSREEFQTIAKVAGLGILAIGFVGFLIYVLLVEIPQLV; encoded by the coding sequence ATGGGACAGACCCTTAAAACATATCTCAGGGTCCTCAAACTGACAAAGAAACCATCAAGAGAAGAGTTCCAGACAATCGCAAAGGTTGCAGGGCTCGGAATACTTGCTATTGGCTTTGTCGGATTCCTGATATACGTATTGCTGGTAGAGATACCACAATTGGTGTAA
- a CDS encoding transcription elongation factor Spt5 has protein sequence MVEESAIFVVKTTANQERSVANMITQVARKDHLDIRAIIAPDELKGYILIEAPEPGVVEQAIQTVPHARAVVKGQSSIEEISHFLTPKPTVTGIAEGAIIEVTSGPFKGERARVKRVDEGHEEITVELFDAVVPIPITIRGDTVRVLRKEEEENT, from the coding sequence ATGGTCGAAGAATCTGCAATATTTGTTGTAAAAACAACCGCAAACCAGGAACGTTCCGTTGCAAACATGATCACACAGGTTGCACGGAAGGATCATCTGGATATCAGGGCCATCATCGCACCGGATGAGCTCAAGGGTTACATACTGATAGAAGCCCCGGAGCCAGGTGTGGTAGAACAGGCAATCCAGACAGTTCCACATGCAAGGGCAGTAGTGAAAGGACAGTCAAGTATAGAAGAGATATCACATTTCCTTACACCAAAGCCAACTGTAACAGGTATCGCAGAAGGTGCGATCATCGAGGTCACATCCGGACCTTTCAAGGGTGAGAGGGCACGCGTCAAGAGGGTGGATGAAGGTCATGAAGAGATTACAGTCGAGCTCTTTGATGCTGTTGTACCGATACCTATAACTATTCGTGGTGATACTGTAAGAGTCCTCAGGAAAGAAGAAGAGGAAAACACCTGA
- a CDS encoding 50S ribosomal protein L11 encodes MADVVEALVPGGKANPGPPLGPALGPLGINVKDVIDKINEKTKDFNGMQVPVKVIVDSNKNFEIEVGTPPTSALILSELGIQKGSGLAGSEVVGDLSVSQAAKIARMKRDDILAYSLKAAVKEVLGACVPMGVNAEGVHARECQKQIDEGKFDDVLANEAW; translated from the coding sequence ATGGCAGATGTTGTTGAAGCACTGGTCCCCGGAGGAAAGGCAAACCCCGGTCCGCCACTCGGTCCGGCCCTTGGTCCACTTGGGATTAATGTCAAAGATGTGATCGATAAGATCAACGAGAAAACAAAAGATTTCAATGGGATGCAGGTCCCTGTCAAAGTAATAGTAGATTCGAACAAGAACTTCGAGATAGAAGTTGGTACACCTCCTACATCCGCGCTTATCCTTTCGGAGCTTGGAATCCAGAAGGGATCCGGTCTTGCCGGTTCTGAAGTCGTTGGCGACCTCAGTGTAAGTCAGGCTGCAAAGATAGCCCGTATGAAGAGGGACGACATACTTGCTTACAGCTTAAAGGCAGCTGTGAAGGAAGTCCTCGGAGCATGCGTACCGATGGGAGTTAACGCTGAAGGAGTACACGCAAGAGAATGCCAGAAACAGATAGATGAAGGCAAATTCGACGATGTGCTCGCAAACGAAGCCTGGTAA
- a CDS encoding 50S ribosomal protein L1: MAEQNIVDAIDKLLQESPQRNFPESVDLAINLKNLDMSQPKNRVDEEILLPHGLGKDLTIAVFAKGEVGLQAKEAGAEYVFGEEDIAELGSDKPRARSIANECDFFIAEVQYMAQIGKNLGAILGPRGKMPTPLPPGRNVGDLINNARSSIKIRSKDKLTFHVSIGRKDMGVDKLADNVETVLNRVEQSLEKGKHNVRSIYVTTTMGNSVKVM; the protein is encoded by the coding sequence ATGGCAGAACAAAATATAGTAGATGCAATTGACAAGTTATTGCAGGAATCACCACAACGTAACTTTCCAGAAAGTGTGGATCTGGCAATCAACTTGAAGAATCTTGACATGAGTCAACCCAAAAACCGTGTTGATGAGGAGATATTATTACCACACGGTCTTGGAAAGGACCTCACAATTGCTGTATTTGCAAAAGGAGAAGTAGGTCTCCAGGCAAAGGAAGCAGGTGCAGAATATGTCTTCGGAGAAGAAGACATTGCTGAACTCGGTTCAGACAAGCCACGTGCTAGAAGTATTGCCAACGAGTGTGACTTCTTCATTGCAGAGGTACAGTACATGGCCCAGATCGGTAAGAACCTGGGTGCAATCCTGGGTCCTAGAGGAAAGATGCCGACACCCCTGCCACCAGGCAGAAATGTTGGAGACCTTATCAATAACGCAAGGAGTTCTATAAAGATAAGGTCCAAGGATAAACTTACGTTCCACGTATCAATCGGACGTAAGGACATGGGTGTTGACAAGCTTGCAGACAACGTCGAAACTGTTCTGAATAGGGTCGAGCAATCCCTGGAAAAGGGAAAGCATAACGTAAGGTCTATTTATGTTACGACCACTATGGGCAATTCCGTGAAGGTGATGTAA